A portion of the Syngnathoides biaculeatus isolate LvHL_M chromosome 7, ASM1980259v1, whole genome shotgun sequence genome contains these proteins:
- the abl2 gene encoding tyrosine-protein kinase ABL2 isoform X2, protein MGQQVGRVGEGTSTGLQPPQPHASQAHQGKGNRGSVAGRRPRDPGSNTGTPPGRTAAINVPDPSINIFTKHSALHRPFGPDSAALTEAVRWSSKENLLGAAESDPNLFVALYDFVASGDNTLSITKGEKLCVLGYNQNGEWSEVRSKNGQGWVPSNYITPVNSLEKHSWYHGPVSRSAAEYLLSSLINGSFLVRESESSPGQLSISLRYEGRVYHYRINTSADGKVYVTSESRFATLAELVHHHSTVADGLVTTLHYPAPKCNKPTVYGVSPIHDKWEMERTDITMKHKLGGGQYGEVYVGVWKKYNLTVAVKTLKEDTMEVEEFLKEAAVMKEVKHPNLVQLLGVCTLEPPFYIVTEYMPHGNLLDYLRDCDKEEVNAVVLLYMATQISSAMEYLEKKNFIHRDLAARNCLVGENHVVKVADFGLSRLMTGDTYTAHAGAKFPIKWTAPESLAYNTFSIKSDVWAFGVLLWEIATYGMSPYPGIDLSQVYDLLEKGYRMEQPEGCPPKVYELMRACWQWSPLDRPSFAEIHQAFETMFHDSSISEEVAEELCKTASSGHGGPLHSFDTPLLPSKSRTIFKHTENKENIEGGLDGRPDHGTHGPSGWTSLLGGDGRTGSSPALPRKQQPRDKSPGSLLEDALDTGTFTRDRKTSFFSSFIKKKPSSSSSSSSSPSSQHQQNLPTPPKRSSSFREMETQPHKKYEPTADFSPPPPLPQSDSLGGFSPSPSHSHGEPAQTQSRCCGATFGQKPSGVGLVSQVTSGSSWGGLAGFFTPRLIKKTLGLRTGKPVCSGDGGNIVGGPKPLPRSNSTSSMSAGLPDLERIALTLPRNRSAKTPLERTASTSSQPENGAARPPETLLRRMDEGTAQIRERPKAKLLPRSTAGRAPGVGGEVGELDSAARVREGREDGGVGLERQQSWSSPSKTSSSAVSANAAGAQTHNHKVPVLISPTLKNSPGDVHLVGLDSQGNRFKLLSEHQADRDRPRLVKPKCAPPPPPTLRGIQHSYSSEGEEQVGATPVEVNGDTLKGQRSGQLSGVIASRPSVPPPQVPPASSTTPTKMANGGPSSTSSSSSSHSTTPTGSKVALRRTRQQSERVPPERVSREVLLECAESLSSVLHICSESPSSSQVLDAGHQLLDYCSGYVDCIPQMRNKFAFREAVGKLELSLQELRASSSGGGGCMGSNSVLDNLHSCIKEISDVVQR, encoded by the exons CTCTCCACAGGCCATTCGGGCCGGATTCTGCGGCCCTGACAGAAGCGGTGCGCTGGAGCTCAAAGGAGAATCTGCTGGGGGCGGCTGAGAGCGACCCCAACCTTTTTGTTGCACTTTATGACTTTGTGGCCAGCGGAGACAACACACTCAGTATCACTAAAG GAGAGAAGCTGTGCGTGCTGGGCTACAACCAAAATGGCGAGTGGAGCGAGGTTCGCTCCAAGAACGGCCAGGGTTGGGTCCCCTCCAACTACATCACGCCCGTCAACAGCCTGGAGAAGCACAGCTGGTACCACGGGCCTGTTTCGCGCAGCGCCGCAGAGTACCTGCTTTCATCCCTCATCAACGGCAGCTTCCTCGTTCGCGAAAGCGAGAGCAGCCCCGGGCAGCTGTCCATTTCCCTCCGCTACGAGGGGCGAGTTTACCACTACCGGATCAACACTTCGGCGGATGGCAAG gtgTATGTGACATCCGAGAGCCGCTTCGCCACCCTGGCCGAGCTGGTCCACCACCACTCCACCGTAGCCGACGGCCTGGTCACCACACTGCACTACCCGGCGCCCAAGTGCAACAAACCCACCGTGTACGGCGTGTCCCCCATCCACGACAAGTGGGAGATGGAGCGCACCGACATCACCATGAAGCACAAGCTGGGAGGCGGCCAGTACGGCGAGGTGTACGTGGGCGTGTGGAAGAAGTACAACCTTACGGTGGCTGTCAAAACGCTTAAG GAGGACACCATGGAAGTTGAGGAATTTCTGAAAGAGGCTGCTGTCATGAAGGAGGTTAAACATCCAAACCTGGTTCAGCTTCTTG GCGTGTGCACGTTGGAGCCTCCGTTTTACATCGTGACAGAGTACATGCCCCACGGCAACCTTCTGGACTACTTGAGAGACTGCGACAAGGAGGAGGTGAATGCTGTGGTTCTCCTTTACATGGCCACACAGATCTCCTCCGCAATGGAATACTTGGAGAAAAAGAACTTCATCCATAG GGATCTCGCGGCAAGGAACTGCCTGGTGGGGGAGAATCACGTGGTGAAGGTGGCAGACTTTGGTTTGAGCAGGTTGATGACTGGTGACACCTACACTGCACACGCTGGGGCCAAGTTCCCCATCAAGTGGACGGCGCCGGAAAGCCTCGCGTACAACACCTTCTCCATCAAGTCCGATGTATGGG CATTTGGGGTCCTGCTATGGGAAATTGCTACCTACGGAATGTCTCCGTACCCCGGCATCGATCTGTCTCAGGTCTATGACCTTCTCGAGAAGGGCTACCGCATGGAACAGCCTGAGGGATGCCCGCCAAAGGTCTATGAACTCATGAGGGCAT GCTGGCAGTGGAGTCCACTGGACCGGCCATCATTCGCAGAGATCCACCAAGCCTTTGAAACAATGTTCCATGACTCCAGCATCTCCGAAG AGGTGGCAGAGGAACTCTGTAAGACTGCCTCCTCCGGTCACGGAGGTCCCCTGCACTCTTTCGACACGCCCCTGTTGCCGTCCAAATCCCGCACAATCTTCAAGCACACGGAAAACAAGGAGAACATCGAGGGCGGGCTTGACGGGCGGCCGGACCACGGCACCCACGGTCCCTCAG gTTGGACTTCTCTATTAGGAGGCGACGGACGCACTGGCAGTTCCCCGGCGCTGCCCAGAAAGCAGCAGCCCCGCGATAAATCGCCCGGCAGCCTTTTGGAGGACGCGCTGGACACGGGCACGTTCACGCGAGACCGCAAGACTAGCTTCTTCAGCTCCTTCATCAAAAAGAAGCCGTCGTCatcgtcttcctcctcttcctctccgtcCTCCCAGCACCAACAGAATCTCCCCACACCCCCCAAACGGAGCAGTTCCTTTCGGGAGATGGAGACTCAGCCGCACAAGAAATACGAGCCCACTGCTGATTTCAGCCCGCCGCCTCCGCTGCCGCAATCGGACAGTTTAGGCGGCTTCTCCCCTTCCCCCTCTCATTCCCACGGTGAGCCTGCCCAGACTCAGTCGCGCTGCTGTGGGGCCACCTTTGGACAGAAGCCCTCCGGTGTGGGACTCGTTTCCCAGGTAACAAGCGGCAGCAGCTGGGGAGGACTTGCCGGATTTTTTACCCCGAGGCTTATCAAAAAGACCCTCGGGTTGCGGACAGGGAAGCCAGTCTGCTCGGGGGATGGTGGAAATATAGTCGGGGGGCCTAAACCCTTACCTAGGTCCAATTCTACGTCCTCAATGTCAGCTGGGTTGCCTGACCTAGAGCGTATTGCTCTGACTTTACCTAGGAACCGCAGTGCAAAAACCCCTCTGGAGAGGACCGCTTCGACCAGCTCCCAGCCAGAGAACGGGGCTGCACGTCCTCCCGAAACTCTGCTCAGGAGGATGGATGAGGGGACTGCACAGATCAGGGAAAGGCCCAAAGCGAAGCTGCTACCCCGCAGCACAGCAGGACGGGCACCGGGGGTCGGTGGGGAAGTCGGGGAACTGGACAGTGCGGCCCGGGTGAGGGAGGGTAGAGAGGATGGCGGCGTAGGACTGGAAAGACAGCAAAGCTGGTCGTCCCCCTCGAAGACTTCTAGTTCAGCTGTCTCAGCGAACGCAGCAGGTGCACAAACTCACAACCACAAAGTTCCAGTTCTCATCTCCCCCACGTTGAAGAACAGCCCGGGCGACGTGCACCTCGTCGGGCTGGACTCTCAGGGGAACCGCTTCAAACTGCTGTCCGAGCATCAGGCCGACCGGGACCGGCCGCGGCTGGTCAAGCCCAAGTGCGCTCCGCCTCCTCCGCCAACCCTACGCGGCATACAACACTCCTACAGCAGCGAAGGCGAAGAGCAGGTAGGAGCCACGCCGGTCGAAGTCAACGGCGATACGTTAAAAGGTCAAAGGTCGGGGCAGTTATCAGGAGTGATCGCGAGTAGACCATCAGTGCCACCACCACAAGTGCCTCCTGCTTCCTCCACAACTCCCACTAAAATGGCCAATGGCGGACCCAGcagcacctcctcctcctcctcctcgcactCCACGACGCCCACCGGCTCCAAAGTGGCGCTGCGGCGCACCAGACAGCAGTCGGAGAGGGTTCCGCCGGAGCGGGTCAGCCGCGAGGTCCTGCTGGAGTGCGCCGAGTCCCTGAGCAGCGTCCTCCACATCTGCTCCGAAAGCCCATCCAGCAGCCAAGTCCTGGACGCCGGCCACCAGCTGCTGGACTACTGTTCCGGTTACGTGGACTGCATCCCCCAAATGAGGAACAAGTTCGCCTTTCGCGAGGCGGTGGGGAAGTTAGAGCTCAGCCTGCAGGAGCTGAGGGCCTCGTCCTCGGGGGGCGGAGGCTGCATGGGCTCTAACAGCGTACTGGACAACCTGCACAGCTGTATTAAAGAAATTAGCGACGTCGTCCAGAGGTAG
- the abl2 gene encoding tyrosine-protein kinase ABL2 isoform X1, which yields MGQQVGRVGEGTSTGLQPPQPHASQAHQGKGNRGSVAGRRPRDPGSNTGTPPGRTAAINVPDPSINIFTKHSEALHRPFGPDSAALTEAVRWSSKENLLGAAESDPNLFVALYDFVASGDNTLSITKGEKLCVLGYNQNGEWSEVRSKNGQGWVPSNYITPVNSLEKHSWYHGPVSRSAAEYLLSSLINGSFLVRESESSPGQLSISLRYEGRVYHYRINTSADGKVYVTSESRFATLAELVHHHSTVADGLVTTLHYPAPKCNKPTVYGVSPIHDKWEMERTDITMKHKLGGGQYGEVYVGVWKKYNLTVAVKTLKEDTMEVEEFLKEAAVMKEVKHPNLVQLLGVCTLEPPFYIVTEYMPHGNLLDYLRDCDKEEVNAVVLLYMATQISSAMEYLEKKNFIHRDLAARNCLVGENHVVKVADFGLSRLMTGDTYTAHAGAKFPIKWTAPESLAYNTFSIKSDVWAFGVLLWEIATYGMSPYPGIDLSQVYDLLEKGYRMEQPEGCPPKVYELMRACWQWSPLDRPSFAEIHQAFETMFHDSSISEEVAEELCKTASSGHGGPLHSFDTPLLPSKSRTIFKHTENKENIEGGLDGRPDHGTHGPSGWTSLLGGDGRTGSSPALPRKQQPRDKSPGSLLEDALDTGTFTRDRKTSFFSSFIKKKPSSSSSSSSSPSSQHQQNLPTPPKRSSSFREMETQPHKKYEPTADFSPPPPLPQSDSLGGFSPSPSHSHGEPAQTQSRCCGATFGQKPSGVGLVSQVTSGSSWGGLAGFFTPRLIKKTLGLRTGKPVCSGDGGNIVGGPKPLPRSNSTSSMSAGLPDLERIALTLPRNRSAKTPLERTASTSSQPENGAARPPETLLRRMDEGTAQIRERPKAKLLPRSTAGRAPGVGGEVGELDSAARVREGREDGGVGLERQQSWSSPSKTSSSAVSANAAGAQTHNHKVPVLISPTLKNSPGDVHLVGLDSQGNRFKLLSEHQADRDRPRLVKPKCAPPPPPTLRGIQHSYSSEGEEQVGATPVEVNGDTLKGQRSGQLSGVIASRPSVPPPQVPPASSTTPTKMANGGPSSTSSSSSSHSTTPTGSKVALRRTRQQSERVPPERVSREVLLECAESLSSVLHICSESPSSSQVLDAGHQLLDYCSGYVDCIPQMRNKFAFREAVGKLELSLQELRASSSGGGGCMGSNSVLDNLHSCIKEISDVVQR from the exons AAGCTCTCCACAGGCCATTCGGGCCGGATTCTGCGGCCCTGACAGAAGCGGTGCGCTGGAGCTCAAAGGAGAATCTGCTGGGGGCGGCTGAGAGCGACCCCAACCTTTTTGTTGCACTTTATGACTTTGTGGCCAGCGGAGACAACACACTCAGTATCACTAAAG GAGAGAAGCTGTGCGTGCTGGGCTACAACCAAAATGGCGAGTGGAGCGAGGTTCGCTCCAAGAACGGCCAGGGTTGGGTCCCCTCCAACTACATCACGCCCGTCAACAGCCTGGAGAAGCACAGCTGGTACCACGGGCCTGTTTCGCGCAGCGCCGCAGAGTACCTGCTTTCATCCCTCATCAACGGCAGCTTCCTCGTTCGCGAAAGCGAGAGCAGCCCCGGGCAGCTGTCCATTTCCCTCCGCTACGAGGGGCGAGTTTACCACTACCGGATCAACACTTCGGCGGATGGCAAG gtgTATGTGACATCCGAGAGCCGCTTCGCCACCCTGGCCGAGCTGGTCCACCACCACTCCACCGTAGCCGACGGCCTGGTCACCACACTGCACTACCCGGCGCCCAAGTGCAACAAACCCACCGTGTACGGCGTGTCCCCCATCCACGACAAGTGGGAGATGGAGCGCACCGACATCACCATGAAGCACAAGCTGGGAGGCGGCCAGTACGGCGAGGTGTACGTGGGCGTGTGGAAGAAGTACAACCTTACGGTGGCTGTCAAAACGCTTAAG GAGGACACCATGGAAGTTGAGGAATTTCTGAAAGAGGCTGCTGTCATGAAGGAGGTTAAACATCCAAACCTGGTTCAGCTTCTTG GCGTGTGCACGTTGGAGCCTCCGTTTTACATCGTGACAGAGTACATGCCCCACGGCAACCTTCTGGACTACTTGAGAGACTGCGACAAGGAGGAGGTGAATGCTGTGGTTCTCCTTTACATGGCCACACAGATCTCCTCCGCAATGGAATACTTGGAGAAAAAGAACTTCATCCATAG GGATCTCGCGGCAAGGAACTGCCTGGTGGGGGAGAATCACGTGGTGAAGGTGGCAGACTTTGGTTTGAGCAGGTTGATGACTGGTGACACCTACACTGCACACGCTGGGGCCAAGTTCCCCATCAAGTGGACGGCGCCGGAAAGCCTCGCGTACAACACCTTCTCCATCAAGTCCGATGTATGGG CATTTGGGGTCCTGCTATGGGAAATTGCTACCTACGGAATGTCTCCGTACCCCGGCATCGATCTGTCTCAGGTCTATGACCTTCTCGAGAAGGGCTACCGCATGGAACAGCCTGAGGGATGCCCGCCAAAGGTCTATGAACTCATGAGGGCAT GCTGGCAGTGGAGTCCACTGGACCGGCCATCATTCGCAGAGATCCACCAAGCCTTTGAAACAATGTTCCATGACTCCAGCATCTCCGAAG AGGTGGCAGAGGAACTCTGTAAGACTGCCTCCTCCGGTCACGGAGGTCCCCTGCACTCTTTCGACACGCCCCTGTTGCCGTCCAAATCCCGCACAATCTTCAAGCACACGGAAAACAAGGAGAACATCGAGGGCGGGCTTGACGGGCGGCCGGACCACGGCACCCACGGTCCCTCAG gTTGGACTTCTCTATTAGGAGGCGACGGACGCACTGGCAGTTCCCCGGCGCTGCCCAGAAAGCAGCAGCCCCGCGATAAATCGCCCGGCAGCCTTTTGGAGGACGCGCTGGACACGGGCACGTTCACGCGAGACCGCAAGACTAGCTTCTTCAGCTCCTTCATCAAAAAGAAGCCGTCGTCatcgtcttcctcctcttcctctccgtcCTCCCAGCACCAACAGAATCTCCCCACACCCCCCAAACGGAGCAGTTCCTTTCGGGAGATGGAGACTCAGCCGCACAAGAAATACGAGCCCACTGCTGATTTCAGCCCGCCGCCTCCGCTGCCGCAATCGGACAGTTTAGGCGGCTTCTCCCCTTCCCCCTCTCATTCCCACGGTGAGCCTGCCCAGACTCAGTCGCGCTGCTGTGGGGCCACCTTTGGACAGAAGCCCTCCGGTGTGGGACTCGTTTCCCAGGTAACAAGCGGCAGCAGCTGGGGAGGACTTGCCGGATTTTTTACCCCGAGGCTTATCAAAAAGACCCTCGGGTTGCGGACAGGGAAGCCAGTCTGCTCGGGGGATGGTGGAAATATAGTCGGGGGGCCTAAACCCTTACCTAGGTCCAATTCTACGTCCTCAATGTCAGCTGGGTTGCCTGACCTAGAGCGTATTGCTCTGACTTTACCTAGGAACCGCAGTGCAAAAACCCCTCTGGAGAGGACCGCTTCGACCAGCTCCCAGCCAGAGAACGGGGCTGCACGTCCTCCCGAAACTCTGCTCAGGAGGATGGATGAGGGGACTGCACAGATCAGGGAAAGGCCCAAAGCGAAGCTGCTACCCCGCAGCACAGCAGGACGGGCACCGGGGGTCGGTGGGGAAGTCGGGGAACTGGACAGTGCGGCCCGGGTGAGGGAGGGTAGAGAGGATGGCGGCGTAGGACTGGAAAGACAGCAAAGCTGGTCGTCCCCCTCGAAGACTTCTAGTTCAGCTGTCTCAGCGAACGCAGCAGGTGCACAAACTCACAACCACAAAGTTCCAGTTCTCATCTCCCCCACGTTGAAGAACAGCCCGGGCGACGTGCACCTCGTCGGGCTGGACTCTCAGGGGAACCGCTTCAAACTGCTGTCCGAGCATCAGGCCGACCGGGACCGGCCGCGGCTGGTCAAGCCCAAGTGCGCTCCGCCTCCTCCGCCAACCCTACGCGGCATACAACACTCCTACAGCAGCGAAGGCGAAGAGCAGGTAGGAGCCACGCCGGTCGAAGTCAACGGCGATACGTTAAAAGGTCAAAGGTCGGGGCAGTTATCAGGAGTGATCGCGAGTAGACCATCAGTGCCACCACCACAAGTGCCTCCTGCTTCCTCCACAACTCCCACTAAAATGGCCAATGGCGGACCCAGcagcacctcctcctcctcctcctcgcactCCACGACGCCCACCGGCTCCAAAGTGGCGCTGCGGCGCACCAGACAGCAGTCGGAGAGGGTTCCGCCGGAGCGGGTCAGCCGCGAGGTCCTGCTGGAGTGCGCCGAGTCCCTGAGCAGCGTCCTCCACATCTGCTCCGAAAGCCCATCCAGCAGCCAAGTCCTGGACGCCGGCCACCAGCTGCTGGACTACTGTTCCGGTTACGTGGACTGCATCCCCCAAATGAGGAACAAGTTCGCCTTTCGCGAGGCGGTGGGGAAGTTAGAGCTCAGCCTGCAGGAGCTGAGGGCCTCGTCCTCGGGGGGCGGAGGCTGCATGGGCTCTAACAGCGTACTGGACAACCTGCACAGCTGTATTAAAGAAATTAGCGACGTCGTCCAGAGGTAG
- the abl2 gene encoding tyrosine-protein kinase ABL2 isoform X3 — MILRCLQANSFDEEWGTLSSQNLTTGFRQSPGPGQTALHRPFGPDSAALTEAVRWSSKENLLGAAESDPNLFVALYDFVASGDNTLSITKGEKLCVLGYNQNGEWSEVRSKNGQGWVPSNYITPVNSLEKHSWYHGPVSRSAAEYLLSSLINGSFLVRESESSPGQLSISLRYEGRVYHYRINTSADGKVYVTSESRFATLAELVHHHSTVADGLVTTLHYPAPKCNKPTVYGVSPIHDKWEMERTDITMKHKLGGGQYGEVYVGVWKKYNLTVAVKTLKEDTMEVEEFLKEAAVMKEVKHPNLVQLLGVCTLEPPFYIVTEYMPHGNLLDYLRDCDKEEVNAVVLLYMATQISSAMEYLEKKNFIHRDLAARNCLVGENHVVKVADFGLSRLMTGDTYTAHAGAKFPIKWTAPESLAYNTFSIKSDVWAFGVLLWEIATYGMSPYPGIDLSQVYDLLEKGYRMEQPEGCPPKVYELMRACWQWSPLDRPSFAEIHQAFETMFHDSSISEEVAEELCKTASSGHGGPLHSFDTPLLPSKSRTIFKHTENKENIEGGLDGRPDHGTHGPSGWTSLLGGDGRTGSSPALPRKQQPRDKSPGSLLEDALDTGTFTRDRKTSFFSSFIKKKPSSSSSSSSSPSSQHQQNLPTPPKRSSSFREMETQPHKKYEPTADFSPPPPLPQSDSLGGFSPSPSHSHGEPAQTQSRCCGATFGQKPSGVGLVSQVTSGSSWGGLAGFFTPRLIKKTLGLRTGKPVCSGDGGNIVGGPKPLPRSNSTSSMSAGLPDLERIALTLPRNRSAKTPLERTASTSSQPENGAARPPETLLRRMDEGTAQIRERPKAKLLPRSTAGRAPGVGGEVGELDSAARVREGREDGGVGLERQQSWSSPSKTSSSAVSANAAGAQTHNHKVPVLISPTLKNSPGDVHLVGLDSQGNRFKLLSEHQADRDRPRLVKPKCAPPPPPTLRGIQHSYSSEGEEQVGATPVEVNGDTLKGQRSGQLSGVIASRPSVPPPQVPPASSTTPTKMANGGPSSTSSSSSSHSTTPTGSKVALRRTRQQSERVPPERVSREVLLECAESLSSVLHICSESPSSSQVLDAGHQLLDYCSGYVDCIPQMRNKFAFREAVGKLELSLQELRASSSGGGGCMGSNSVLDNLHSCIKEISDVVQR, encoded by the exons ATGATTTTAAGGTGCCTGCAGGCAAACAGTTTTGACGAAGAGTGGGGGACCCTTAGTAGCCAGAATCTCACCACTGGCTTCAGGCAGAGTCCTGGGCCTGGACAAACAG CTCTCCACAGGCCATTCGGGCCGGATTCTGCGGCCCTGACAGAAGCGGTGCGCTGGAGCTCAAAGGAGAATCTGCTGGGGGCGGCTGAGAGCGACCCCAACCTTTTTGTTGCACTTTATGACTTTGTGGCCAGCGGAGACAACACACTCAGTATCACTAAAG GAGAGAAGCTGTGCGTGCTGGGCTACAACCAAAATGGCGAGTGGAGCGAGGTTCGCTCCAAGAACGGCCAGGGTTGGGTCCCCTCCAACTACATCACGCCCGTCAACAGCCTGGAGAAGCACAGCTGGTACCACGGGCCTGTTTCGCGCAGCGCCGCAGAGTACCTGCTTTCATCCCTCATCAACGGCAGCTTCCTCGTTCGCGAAAGCGAGAGCAGCCCCGGGCAGCTGTCCATTTCCCTCCGCTACGAGGGGCGAGTTTACCACTACCGGATCAACACTTCGGCGGATGGCAAG gtgTATGTGACATCCGAGAGCCGCTTCGCCACCCTGGCCGAGCTGGTCCACCACCACTCCACCGTAGCCGACGGCCTGGTCACCACACTGCACTACCCGGCGCCCAAGTGCAACAAACCCACCGTGTACGGCGTGTCCCCCATCCACGACAAGTGGGAGATGGAGCGCACCGACATCACCATGAAGCACAAGCTGGGAGGCGGCCAGTACGGCGAGGTGTACGTGGGCGTGTGGAAGAAGTACAACCTTACGGTGGCTGTCAAAACGCTTAAG GAGGACACCATGGAAGTTGAGGAATTTCTGAAAGAGGCTGCTGTCATGAAGGAGGTTAAACATCCAAACCTGGTTCAGCTTCTTG GCGTGTGCACGTTGGAGCCTCCGTTTTACATCGTGACAGAGTACATGCCCCACGGCAACCTTCTGGACTACTTGAGAGACTGCGACAAGGAGGAGGTGAATGCTGTGGTTCTCCTTTACATGGCCACACAGATCTCCTCCGCAATGGAATACTTGGAGAAAAAGAACTTCATCCATAG GGATCTCGCGGCAAGGAACTGCCTGGTGGGGGAGAATCACGTGGTGAAGGTGGCAGACTTTGGTTTGAGCAGGTTGATGACTGGTGACACCTACACTGCACACGCTGGGGCCAAGTTCCCCATCAAGTGGACGGCGCCGGAAAGCCTCGCGTACAACACCTTCTCCATCAAGTCCGATGTATGGG CATTTGGGGTCCTGCTATGGGAAATTGCTACCTACGGAATGTCTCCGTACCCCGGCATCGATCTGTCTCAGGTCTATGACCTTCTCGAGAAGGGCTACCGCATGGAACAGCCTGAGGGATGCCCGCCAAAGGTCTATGAACTCATGAGGGCAT GCTGGCAGTGGAGTCCACTGGACCGGCCATCATTCGCAGAGATCCACCAAGCCTTTGAAACAATGTTCCATGACTCCAGCATCTCCGAAG AGGTGGCAGAGGAACTCTGTAAGACTGCCTCCTCCGGTCACGGAGGTCCCCTGCACTCTTTCGACACGCCCCTGTTGCCGTCCAAATCCCGCACAATCTTCAAGCACACGGAAAACAAGGAGAACATCGAGGGCGGGCTTGACGGGCGGCCGGACCACGGCACCCACGGTCCCTCAG gTTGGACTTCTCTATTAGGAGGCGACGGACGCACTGGCAGTTCCCCGGCGCTGCCCAGAAAGCAGCAGCCCCGCGATAAATCGCCCGGCAGCCTTTTGGAGGACGCGCTGGACACGGGCACGTTCACGCGAGACCGCAAGACTAGCTTCTTCAGCTCCTTCATCAAAAAGAAGCCGTCGTCatcgtcttcctcctcttcctctccgtcCTCCCAGCACCAACAGAATCTCCCCACACCCCCCAAACGGAGCAGTTCCTTTCGGGAGATGGAGACTCAGCCGCACAAGAAATACGAGCCCACTGCTGATTTCAGCCCGCCGCCTCCGCTGCCGCAATCGGACAGTTTAGGCGGCTTCTCCCCTTCCCCCTCTCATTCCCACGGTGAGCCTGCCCAGACTCAGTCGCGCTGCTGTGGGGCCACCTTTGGACAGAAGCCCTCCGGTGTGGGACTCGTTTCCCAGGTAACAAGCGGCAGCAGCTGGGGAGGACTTGCCGGATTTTTTACCCCGAGGCTTATCAAAAAGACCCTCGGGTTGCGGACAGGGAAGCCAGTCTGCTCGGGGGATGGTGGAAATATAGTCGGGGGGCCTAAACCCTTACCTAGGTCCAATTCTACGTCCTCAATGTCAGCTGGGTTGCCTGACCTAGAGCGTATTGCTCTGACTTTACCTAGGAACCGCAGTGCAAAAACCCCTCTGGAGAGGACCGCTTCGACCAGCTCCCAGCCAGAGAACGGGGCTGCACGTCCTCCCGAAACTCTGCTCAGGAGGATGGATGAGGGGACTGCACAGATCAGGGAAAGGCCCAAAGCGAAGCTGCTACCCCGCAGCACAGCAGGACGGGCACCGGGGGTCGGTGGGGAAGTCGGGGAACTGGACAGTGCGGCCCGGGTGAGGGAGGGTAGAGAGGATGGCGGCGTAGGACTGGAAAGACAGCAAAGCTGGTCGTCCCCCTCGAAGACTTCTAGTTCAGCTGTCTCAGCGAACGCAGCAGGTGCACAAACTCACAACCACAAAGTTCCAGTTCTCATCTCCCCCACGTTGAAGAACAGCCCGGGCGACGTGCACCTCGTCGGGCTGGACTCTCAGGGGAACCGCTTCAAACTGCTGTCCGAGCATCAGGCCGACCGGGACCGGCCGCGGCTGGTCAAGCCCAAGTGCGCTCCGCCTCCTCCGCCAACCCTACGCGGCATACAACACTCCTACAGCAGCGAAGGCGAAGAGCAGGTAGGAGCCACGCCGGTCGAAGTCAACGGCGATACGTTAAAAGGTCAAAGGTCGGGGCAGTTATCAGGAGTGATCGCGAGTAGACCATCAGTGCCACCACCACAAGTGCCTCCTGCTTCCTCCACAACTCCCACTAAAATGGCCAATGGCGGACCCAGcagcacctcctcctcctcctcctcgcactCCACGACGCCCACCGGCTCCAAAGTGGCGCTGCGGCGCACCAGACAGCAGTCGGAGAGGGTTCCGCCGGAGCGGGTCAGCCGCGAGGTCCTGCTGGAGTGCGCCGAGTCCCTGAGCAGCGTCCTCCACATCTGCTCCGAAAGCCCATCCAGCAGCCAAGTCCTGGACGCCGGCCACCAGCTGCTGGACTACTGTTCCGGTTACGTGGACTGCATCCCCCAAATGAGGAACAAGTTCGCCTTTCGCGAGGCGGTGGGGAAGTTAGAGCTCAGCCTGCAGGAGCTGAGGGCCTCGTCCTCGGGGGGCGGAGGCTGCATGGGCTCTAACAGCGTACTGGACAACCTGCACAGCTGTATTAAAGAAATTAGCGACGTCGTCCAGAGGTAG